From a single Pseudalkalibacillus hwajinpoensis genomic region:
- the spoVE gene encoding stage V sporulation protein E — MPKTKTTPDLVFLTATLVLLAIGLIMVYSASAVWASYKFDDAFFFAKRQLLFAGIGVAAMFFVMNIEYWTWRTWSKLGLLICFLLLILVLVPGVGLVRGGARSWLGVGAFSIQPSEFTKLAMIAFLAKYLSENQKRITSFKKGLVPSLGIVLIAFAMIMLQPDLGTGAVMVGTCVVMIFISGARVSHFVWLGMLGVAGFVALIISAPYRIARITSYLDPWNDPLGSGFQIIQSLYAIGPGGLMGLGLGQSRQKYYYLPEPQTDFIFAILSEELGFIGGSLVILLFALLLWRGIRIALRAPDLFGSLLAVGIIGMLAIQVMINIGVVTGLMPVTGITLPFLSYGGSSLTLMLVAMGVLLNISRYAKF; from the coding sequence TTGCCGAAAACAAAAACAACGCCAGACCTGGTTTTTTTAACTGCCACGCTTGTCTTATTAGCAATCGGACTAATCATGGTATACAGCGCCAGTGCTGTATGGGCTTCCTATAAATTTGATGATGCCTTCTTCTTCGCGAAAAGACAGCTTCTATTTGCTGGGATTGGTGTTGCAGCCATGTTTTTCGTCATGAATATTGAATACTGGACGTGGCGTACGTGGTCAAAGCTTGGCTTGCTTATTTGTTTTCTCTTGCTCATACTCGTTCTAGTGCCTGGAGTAGGACTCGTTCGAGGTGGGGCAAGAAGCTGGCTTGGTGTTGGTGCGTTTTCAATCCAGCCTTCAGAATTTACGAAACTTGCCATGATTGCATTTCTTGCAAAATACCTTTCAGAAAATCAAAAACGAATTACCTCGTTTAAAAAAGGCCTCGTCCCTTCACTTGGCATTGTATTAATCGCGTTCGCGATGATCATGTTGCAGCCAGATTTAGGGACTGGAGCTGTCATGGTAGGCACGTGTGTCGTAATGATTTTTATTTCAGGGGCAAGGGTTTCTCATTTCGTCTGGCTTGGAATGTTGGGAGTGGCGGGGTTTGTGGCATTGATCATATCTGCCCCTTACCGGATTGCAAGGATCACATCGTACCTCGACCCATGGAACGATCCGCTTGGAAGTGGGTTCCAAATTATTCAATCCCTTTATGCTATAGGTCCCGGCGGCCTGATGGGTCTTGGGCTAGGACAGAGCAGGCAAAAATACTATTACCTCCCAGAACCGCAGACGGATTTCATTTTTGCAATTTTATCAGAGGAACTGGGGTTTATAGGTGGGAGTCTCGTCATTCTCTTATTTGCCCTTCTCTTATGGAGAGGGATAAGAATCGCCTTACGGGCACCTGATTTATTCGGCAGTCTGCTTGCGGTTGGCATTATTGGTATGCTTGCCATTCAAGTGATGATCAATATTGGTGTAGTTACAGGTCTGATGCCTGTCACAGGTATCACACTTCCTTTTTTGAGCTACGGTGGCTCCTCCCTAACGCTCATGCTTGTGGCGATGGGGGTTCTCTTAAACATCAGTCGCTATGCTAAATTTTAG
- the murD gene encoding UDP-N-acetylmuramoyl-L-alanine--D-glutamate ligase, with amino-acid sequence MKNVNYQNKSILVMGIAKSGFAAAKLLRSMGANVVVNDREEVTNNPKAQKLQDDGFRVIGGGHPLELLEGIDLIVKNPGILYHNPLLVEAEKRNIPIVTEVEIAGEISEAPFIAITGSNGKTTTTTLIGELLSETPSNPIVAGNIGTVVCEVAAKATPDQTLVTELSSFQLQGTVHFHPHISVLLNIYEAHLDYHGTKEAYAEAKARLFTNQTSTDFAVYNADDALVSSFAEASKAALVPFSATKKLRNGVSIDDGWIVFKDEKVIKIEDLSMKQNVENTLAAIAVAKLSGVSNEKIYSNLTNFHGVKHRLQFVGEVSGRKFFNDSKATNSIATKKALESFEKPVILLAGGLDRGNGFDDLIPYFQTKVKHLITFGQTAPKLKETALKSGLNFVTVVDNVEKAVETAYDLSESGDVVLLSPACASWDQFKTFEERGDIFIEAMHRL; translated from the coding sequence ATGAAAAATGTAAACTACCAAAACAAATCAATCTTAGTTATGGGAATTGCCAAAAGTGGTTTTGCAGCAGCAAAACTGCTTCGCTCCATGGGTGCAAACGTAGTCGTAAACGATCGCGAGGAAGTTACGAATAACCCTAAAGCGCAGAAGCTTCAAGATGATGGATTTAGAGTTATCGGCGGAGGACATCCGCTTGAACTGTTAGAAGGAATAGATTTAATTGTAAAGAATCCCGGGATTCTTTATCATAATCCATTATTAGTTGAAGCAGAGAAACGGAACATTCCAATCGTAACAGAAGTGGAAATAGCTGGTGAGATTTCAGAAGCACCTTTCATTGCCATTACTGGTTCTAACGGGAAGACGACAACAACTACTCTTATTGGCGAATTGTTAAGCGAGACGCCTTCTAATCCTATCGTGGCAGGAAATATCGGAACGGTTGTATGTGAAGTTGCGGCGAAAGCAACCCCTGATCAAACGCTTGTAACGGAACTATCCAGCTTCCAACTACAGGGGACCGTTCATTTCCATCCTCATATTTCAGTCCTTTTAAACATTTATGAAGCCCATCTGGATTATCATGGCACGAAAGAAGCCTATGCAGAAGCGAAAGCGCGTTTGTTCACCAACCAAACGTCAACTGACTTTGCTGTCTACAATGCCGATGATGCGCTTGTTTCATCGTTTGCTGAAGCTTCAAAAGCTGCTCTTGTTCCTTTTTCGGCTACGAAAAAGCTTCGGAATGGTGTGAGTATTGATGATGGCTGGATCGTCTTTAAAGATGAGAAAGTGATTAAAATTGAGGATCTATCGATGAAGCAGAACGTCGAAAACACATTAGCGGCGATTGCCGTTGCTAAGTTATCAGGTGTTTCGAATGAGAAGATCTATAGTAATCTTACGAATTTTCATGGCGTGAAGCACCGTCTTCAATTTGTGGGGGAAGTAAGTGGGAGGAAATTCTTTAATGACTCTAAAGCTACAAATTCCATTGCCACAAAAAAGGCGCTCGAATCGTTTGAAAAGCCAGTTATTCTCCTGGCTGGTGGCCTTGATCGAGGAAACGGTTTTGATGATTTAATACCATACTTCCAAACAAAAGTAAAGCACTTGATAACCTTTGGACAAACAGCTCCAAAGCTAAAGGAAACAGCTTTAAAGTCAGGACTGAATTTCGTAACAGTTGTCGATAATGTAGAAAAAGCTGTAGAAACAGCTTACGATCTTTCTGAGTCGGGAGATGTCGTTCTACTATCTCCAGCTTGTGCAAGCTGGGATCAGTTCAAAACGTTTGAAGAGCGTGGAGACATCTTTATAGAGGCAATGCATAGACTCTAA
- the mraY gene encoding phospho-N-acetylmuramoyl-pentapeptide-transferase, which produces MIERLLIFSLLTSFIIAVLVSPVFIPFLRRLKFGQSIREEGPKSHQKKSGTPTMGGLIIILSIILGTVIIALKYDEISTQIWLLLFVTVGYGLIGFLDDFIKVVKKRNLGLTSKQKLFGQFLIAILVYFGLRTIGFVTAIRVPGTEWSFDIGIGYVVLLFVMLVGASNAVNLTDGLDGLVAGTAAIAFGAFAILAATAYMYDVAIFSVSVVGAVLGFLVFNAHPAKVFMGDTGSLALGGALAAVAIMTKLELLLVIIGGVFVIETLSVIIQVATFKSTGKRVFKMSPLHHHYELSGWTEWRVVATFWTVGLLCATFGIYLEVWM; this is translated from the coding sequence TTGATTGAACGATTATTAATCTTTAGTTTATTAACATCATTTATTATAGCTGTACTTGTTTCACCCGTATTCATCCCATTTTTAAGAAGGCTTAAATTTGGCCAGAGTATTAGAGAAGAGGGTCCGAAGTCACACCAGAAGAAGTCAGGAACACCGACAATGGGTGGTTTGATTATTATTCTTTCTATTATTCTAGGTACAGTTATCATCGCACTCAAGTACGATGAAATTTCGACGCAGATCTGGCTCTTATTGTTTGTCACGGTAGGCTATGGACTGATTGGATTTTTAGATGATTTTATTAAGGTAGTAAAGAAAAGAAATCTTGGTTTAACTTCGAAACAGAAGCTATTTGGTCAATTTCTAATTGCTATTCTTGTGTATTTTGGCTTAAGAACAATTGGGTTCGTTACAGCGATTCGCGTACCAGGTACAGAATGGAGCTTTGATATAGGGATTGGATACGTTGTGTTGCTTTTCGTTATGCTAGTAGGAGCGTCAAACGCGGTGAATTTAACGGATGGACTGGATGGGCTGGTTGCGGGAACTGCAGCCATTGCATTCGGAGCGTTCGCCATTCTTGCAGCTACGGCTTATATGTACGATGTTGCTATTTTCTCCGTAAGTGTTGTCGGAGCCGTTCTAGGATTCCTTGTTTTCAATGCCCATCCTGCAAAAGTATTTATGGGTGATACAGGCTCACTAGCACTTGGTGGTGCGCTAGCTGCAGTAGCGATAATGACGAAGCTAGAGCTGCTTCTCGTCATTATTGGCGGTGTGTTTGTGATTGAAACGTTGTCTGTGATCATTCAGGTGGCCACATTTAAGTCAACGGGTAAACGCGTATTTAAAATGAGTCCGCTTCACCATCATTATGAATTATCAGGATGGACGGAATGGCGCGTTGTTGCGACGTTCTGGACAGTAGGTTTATTATGTGCAACATTTGGAATCTATTTAGAGGTGTGGATGTAA
- a CDS encoding UDP-N-acetylmuramoyl-tripeptide--D-alanyl-D-alanine ligase, producing MNIQASLLNEFSQGPVDQELVFEGVATDTRKDCTNKLFVPIVGEVFDGHRFIDRAIANGATGTLWEKSKPFPEDLKDRIHVYMVDDTTIGLQNLAMQVLKQQKPYVIGVTGSNGKTTVKDMLEAVLSPKYKTYKTQGNLNNHWGLPMTVLAMPEETEVLILEMGMSGAGEISLLSKIANPDVAIITNIGESHLEQLGSRENIAKAKMEIFEGLKADGLLVIDGDEPLLSGIEINKVSCGYAETNDLQIERVEKKEKGYAFTLKSETDSFEIHLLGKHNIKNAVYSIASARKLGMSEQEIRTGLSSLRLTGMRLEQHRLLSGALIINDAYNASPTSMKAALETLAELEGFDKKIAVLGDMYELGCNEEALHRDIGSSIRKPISEVVTVGDKGKWIYDGLTEDEAQVVPAVSFVNKEDAASYLAGKLDDRTVVLLKASRGLGLETILKALGN from the coding sequence ATGAATATTCAAGCATCGTTATTAAATGAATTTAGTCAAGGGCCAGTTGATCAAGAACTGGTCTTTGAAGGTGTGGCTACAGATACGAGAAAAGATTGTACGAATAAATTATTTGTTCCCATTGTTGGAGAAGTATTTGATGGTCACCGCTTTATTGATCGTGCCATTGCGAATGGAGCGACGGGTACGCTCTGGGAGAAAAGCAAACCATTCCCCGAGGACCTTAAGGATAGAATTCACGTTTACATGGTGGATGATACAACCATTGGCTTACAGAATCTTGCGATGCAAGTGCTTAAGCAGCAGAAGCCCTATGTAATTGGGGTTACCGGAAGCAACGGTAAAACCACGGTGAAAGATATGCTTGAAGCCGTTTTAAGTCCGAAGTACAAAACGTATAAAACACAGGGCAACCTTAATAACCACTGGGGTCTCCCAATGACGGTGCTAGCGATGCCTGAAGAAACGGAAGTATTAATTCTTGAAATGGGCATGAGTGGTGCCGGTGAAATTTCATTGCTTTCAAAGATCGCAAATCCTGATGTAGCGATCATTACGAACATTGGAGAATCTCATTTAGAGCAGCTTGGTAGCAGAGAAAATATTGCGAAAGCAAAGATGGAAATATTTGAAGGATTAAAAGCAGATGGATTACTTGTCATCGACGGTGACGAGCCACTGTTAAGTGGGATCGAGATCAATAAGGTGTCTTGTGGCTATGCAGAAACCAATGATCTGCAAATTGAAAGGGTTGAGAAGAAGGAGAAGGGCTATGCCTTTACACTAAAAAGTGAAACAGACTCTTTTGAAATCCATTTACTAGGAAAGCACAATATTAAAAATGCTGTTTATAGTATTGCTTCCGCTCGTAAGCTCGGTATGTCAGAACAGGAGATTCGTACAGGTCTCTCTTCTTTAAGACTGACTGGTATGCGACTAGAGCAACATCGCTTATTATCAGGGGCTTTGATAATTAATGATGCATACAATGCAAGTCCGACATCGATGAAAGCAGCACTAGAAACATTAGCCGAGTTGGAAGGATTTGATAAGAAAATCGCCGTGCTTGGTGATATGTATGAACTCGGGTGTAATGAAGAAGCTCTTCACCGTGACATCGGCTCATCGATTAGAAAACCAATATCCGAGGTTGTTACGGTAGGCGATAAAGGAAAGTGGATTTACGATGGGTTGACGGAAGATGAAGCACAAGTAGTGCCGGCTGTTTCCTTTGTAAATAAAGAAGATGCCGCATCATATTTAGCAGGTAAGCTTGACGACAGAACGGTTGTTTTATTAAAGGCGTCAAGAGGGCTTGGACTCGAAACTATTCTAAAGGCATTAGGGAATTAA
- a CDS encoding UDP-N-acetylmuramoyl-L-alanyl-D-glutamate--2,6-diaminopimelate ligase translates to MKLTNLLQALFTYKQLGDGNPDILTIESDSRAVTDGSLFVCIPGFTVDGHDYAELAVQKGAAALVSEKELNVSVPVILVSDAHRALAEMANHYYQNPTKSFSLIGVTGTNGKTTVSHLIERIHRNEGQKTGLIGTINMKIGDEEYETKNTTPEPLLLQKQFARMRDKQVDSAVMEVSSHALTLGRVRGCDYDVAVFTNLTQDHLDYHGTMEEYRLAKGLLFSQLGNTYDTGRKKVAVLNADDEATDKYEMMTSAHILKYGIDQEADIKAHDISFSANGTRFRLTTLQEEHEVKLMLTGKFSVYNALAAISACLASGLPLDRILKSLEEIEGVPGRFELVDEGQGFPVIVDYAHTPDSLENVLLTVKDMAKGKVFAVVGCGGDRDRTKRPLMAKIASKIADIAVLTSDNPRSEDPERILDDMVEGIEGDYTRITDRAAAIQYAIEQANDGDVVLIAGKGHETYQIVGDNVLDFDDRIQARQAIKEKKS, encoded by the coding sequence ATGAAGTTAACTAATCTTCTCCAAGCATTATTTACATATAAACAACTGGGTGATGGAAACCCTGACATACTTACGATCGAAAGTGATAGTAGAGCCGTAACAGACGGTAGCCTGTTTGTCTGTATTCCAGGATTTACTGTAGATGGCCATGATTATGCTGAACTGGCCGTCCAAAAAGGCGCCGCTGCCCTCGTATCTGAAAAGGAACTGAATGTTTCGGTACCAGTTATTCTAGTAAGTGACGCTCACAGGGCACTGGCTGAAATGGCAAATCACTATTATCAGAATCCAACAAAATCCTTTTCGCTTATTGGCGTAACTGGCACAAATGGGAAGACGACTGTCTCACATTTGATTGAACGTATTCATCGTAATGAAGGTCAGAAAACGGGGTTAATTGGAACGATCAACATGAAGATTGGCGATGAAGAATACGAAACCAAAAACACGACACCGGAGCCGCTGCTTCTTCAAAAACAATTTGCAAGAATGCGCGATAAACAAGTTGATTCAGCTGTAATGGAAGTATCCTCTCACGCATTAACGTTAGGCCGTGTCAGAGGCTGTGATTATGATGTTGCCGTGTTTACAAATTTAACACAGGATCATCTTGATTATCATGGAACAATGGAAGAATATCGTCTTGCGAAAGGTCTTCTTTTTTCACAATTAGGTAATACATATGATACAGGTAGAAAAAAGGTAGCAGTTCTGAACGCTGATGATGAAGCCACTGATAAATATGAAATGATGACCTCAGCTCATATTCTTAAATATGGAATTGATCAGGAGGCAGATATAAAAGCTCATGACATTTCTTTCTCAGCTAATGGGACAAGGTTCCGCTTGACTACACTGCAGGAAGAGCATGAAGTGAAACTTATGCTAACCGGAAAGTTCAGCGTGTACAATGCCCTTGCAGCTATTTCGGCTTGTCTTGCGAGTGGCCTTCCCTTGGATCGTATTCTCAAAAGCTTAGAAGAAATAGAAGGGGTTCCAGGCCGCTTTGAACTTGTGGATGAAGGTCAGGGTTTTCCAGTCATTGTAGACTATGCGCATACTCCAGATAGTCTAGAGAATGTTCTCCTTACCGTGAAAGACATGGCAAAAGGCAAAGTATTTGCAGTAGTAGGGTGTGGCGGTGATCGTGATCGAACGAAACGACCACTAATGGCCAAAATTGCTTCTAAAATTGCCGATATTGCGGTGCTAACTTCAGATAACCCTAGAAGTGAAGATCCAGAGCGGATTCTGGATGATATGGTAGAAGGGATTGAAGGCGACTATACCCGGATTACAGATCGAGCAGCAGCAATCCAATATGCGATTGAACAGGCAAACGATGGCGATGTGGTTCTAATTGCTGGAAAAGGTCATGAAACATATCAAATTGTCGGCGATAATGTCCTTGATTTTGACGATCGCATACAGGCACGACAAGCAATAAAGGAGAAGAAGTCATGA
- a CDS encoding stage V sporulation protein D — MRVSNVTVRRRLVIALVLGLFIFGVIVVRLGYVQLVMGSWLSEKAKDSWSRNIPFEPSRGEILDRNGEPLATNISAPSVLIVPRQVQNPAATAEALAASLNTSKEKVYETITKEKSMVWIRPEGKKMTNEKANEIRQLNLSGVYIAEDNKRHYPNGAFLSHVLGFSGIDNQGLTGIESYYDEELSGEQGQVEYYSDAKGQRMPSLADDYTEPVDGLDLRLTVDLQIQTIIERELNIAEATYSPEGAVAIAMDPNTGEILGMSSRPDFNPEAFQEVSPDIWNQNKPVWSTYEPGSTFKIITLAAALEEGEVDLENDHFHDPGSIEVAGTKLRCWKAGGHGSQTFLEGVQNSCNPGFVMLGERLGKEKLFSYIDKFGFGEKTGIDLQGEASGILFDVENVGPLELATTAFGQGVSVTPIQQVTAVSAAVNGGTLYEPYIAKEWLDPETGAVVSKNTPTVKRQVISKETSEEVRHALETVVALGTGKNAFVDGYRVGGKTGTAQKAKDGAYLKNNHIVSFIGFAPADDPQIVVYVAIDNPKDTLQFGGIVAAPIVGNIIHDSLTVMGVEKREDQIEKEKTWQDEEMIDMPDLVGMTTKEIREAMYNLKIDSSGEGDTVVAQAPDPGVKLPVGSEIRLYMGDK, encoded by the coding sequence ATGCGTGTTTCCAATGTCACTGTCCGGCGGAGGCTAGTCATCGCACTTGTGCTTGGGTTATTTATATTTGGTGTCATTGTTGTTCGTTTAGGGTATGTACAACTCGTCATGGGCAGCTGGCTAAGTGAAAAGGCAAAGGATTCTTGGAGCAGAAATATTCCATTTGAACCGAGTCGTGGAGAGATTCTAGATCGAAATGGTGAACCACTTGCTACGAATATTAGTGCGCCTTCAGTCCTGATCGTGCCAAGGCAGGTCCAAAATCCCGCAGCAACTGCAGAAGCCCTTGCTGCTTCCTTAAATACGAGCAAGGAAAAAGTATATGAGACGATTACGAAGGAAAAATCAATGGTTTGGATTCGACCTGAAGGAAAGAAAATGACCAATGAAAAAGCAAACGAAATTAGACAGTTAAATCTTAGTGGTGTTTACATTGCTGAAGATAATAAACGCCATTATCCTAACGGCGCATTTCTGTCACATGTGCTTGGTTTTAGCGGAATTGATAATCAGGGTTTAACAGGAATTGAGAGCTACTATGATGAAGAATTAAGCGGTGAGCAGGGGCAGGTTGAATATTACTCAGATGCGAAAGGGCAGAGGATGCCTTCGCTCGCGGATGATTATACAGAACCGGTAGATGGCTTGGATCTTCGTTTAACTGTTGATTTGCAGATTCAGACGATTATCGAACGAGAGCTTAATATTGCAGAAGCGACCTATAGCCCTGAAGGAGCTGTAGCAATTGCAATGGATCCTAATACTGGTGAAATCCTTGGCATGTCCTCTCGACCTGATTTTAATCCTGAAGCATTTCAAGAAGTCTCTCCTGATATCTGGAATCAGAACAAACCGGTTTGGAGCACATATGAGCCAGGATCAACTTTCAAAATCATTACTCTCGCAGCAGCACTTGAAGAAGGAGAAGTAGATCTTGAAAATGACCATTTCCATGATCCGGGTAGCATTGAAGTAGCGGGTACGAAACTGAGGTGCTGGAAAGCTGGAGGTCATGGGAGTCAGACCTTTCTTGAAGGGGTTCAAAATTCATGCAACCCGGGATTTGTTATGCTTGGTGAGCGTCTCGGCAAGGAAAAGCTTTTCTCTTATATCGATAAATTCGGCTTTGGAGAAAAAACAGGAATTGATTTACAGGGAGAAGCAAGTGGTATCCTATTTGATGTTGAAAACGTAGGACCTCTTGAACTTGCGACAACCGCTTTTGGTCAAGGTGTTTCCGTAACGCCGATTCAACAAGTTACAGCGGTGTCAGCTGCTGTTAATGGCGGTACCCTTTATGAGCCATACATTGCGAAAGAATGGCTAGATCCAGAAACCGGTGCGGTCGTCAGTAAGAATACACCAACGGTGAAGCGACAGGTAATTTCGAAAGAAACCTCTGAAGAAGTTAGACATGCGCTTGAGACAGTTGTTGCCCTTGGTACCGGGAAGAATGCATTTGTTGATGGGTACCGTGTAGGTGGAAAGACAGGAACAGCTCAGAAAGCGAAAGACGGTGCTTATTTAAAAAACAATCACATCGTCTCGTTCATTGGTTTTGCACCTGCAGATGATCCACAAATTGTTGTTTATGTTGCAATCGATAATCCAAAGGATACGCTACAATTTGGAGGCATAGTTGCAGCCCCGATCGTAGGTAATATTATCCATGATAGTTTAACGGTTATGGGTGTTGAGAAACGGGAAGATCAAATTGAGAAGGAAAAAACGTGGCAGGATGAAGAAATGATTGATATGCCTGATTTAGTTGGCATGACAACGAAAGAGATCCGTGAAGCCATGTACAATTTAAAGATTGATTCGAGCGGTGAAGGCGATACAGTTGTAGCGCAGGCGCCTGATCCAGGAGTGAAATTACCGGTCGGTTCAGAAATTCGGCTTTATATGGGTGACAAATAA
- a CDS encoding penicillin-binding protein: MKETNKNSHINVGAAILMALFILLFFAFIGRFFYIEWTQSVSGADGEQVDLMELGKEKWTRSKILEADRGTIYDRTGENALATDIPSFTLRAILDKEYEDHVEDIDKTAAELAPIIDMSKSEVKEILSSDSAFQVEFGSSGKNLSLTQKEKIEKLDLPGVGFIPTKTRLYPNEDFASHVLGFTNENDKGVQEGLLGLEKQLNKYLVPQEGKETYQSDREGFKLPYGNENVTPSKSGNDVYLTIDEKIQLFMERAMDEAQEKYDPERMTAIVADPDTGKILAMGNRPTFDPNLRNISSYTNMALTAFEPGSTMKIFTLAAAIEEGVYNGDELFQSGQYSVPGGRVSDHNGGEGWGTISFDEGIRHSSNVAASILVKEKLGYDKYRDYLTEFGFDAKTSIDLPGETSSNIIYSGELERITTGFGQGSAITPIQQVQAATAVANGGKMMKPYVIEKIVDPESNKVEQNHEPEVAGEPISKETASQTRDILRSVVTEGTGTPYDIEGYTIAGKTGTAQISEGAKGYMSGYGNNIFSFIGMAPAEDPELIVYVAVDRPQLEYPELGSDPVSLVFNTVMKNSLQYLNIDPIEEKEKPKEGQTDENGNSLKDVSGMTTEQAKKELEAEGLSVVTLGEGEIVTQSPHAGSNILDGERVILRTDSTAKMPDITGWSLADVMKLVELMELKPNIMGSGYVTKQGIEKGNKIKKDDYLVVELSSPSSESTEEPEENEAEPITD; the protein is encoded by the coding sequence ATGAAAGAAACAAACAAGAATTCACATATTAATGTTGGAGCAGCGATTTTAATGGCACTATTTATCCTGCTCTTTTTTGCTTTTATTGGGCGTTTTTTCTATATCGAATGGACACAGTCTGTATCAGGGGCTGATGGTGAACAGGTGGATTTAATGGAGCTCGGTAAGGAAAAGTGGACAAGAAGTAAAATTCTTGAAGCTGACCGTGGGACAATCTATGACCGCACAGGCGAGAATGCACTTGCCACCGATATTCCTTCATTTACACTACGAGCTATTTTAGATAAGGAATACGAGGATCACGTTGAAGACATAGATAAAACCGCTGCTGAACTTGCACCGATTATTGATATGTCAAAGTCTGAAGTGAAAGAGATTCTCTCAAGTGATAGTGCGTTTCAGGTAGAATTCGGTTCTTCTGGTAAGAACTTGAGCCTTACGCAAAAAGAGAAAATCGAAAAGCTTGATTTGCCTGGAGTTGGCTTTATACCGACCAAAACAAGACTCTATCCAAATGAAGATTTTGCTTCACACGTTCTCGGTTTCACTAATGAGAATGACAAAGGGGTGCAGGAAGGCCTACTCGGTTTAGAAAAACAGCTTAATAAATACCTTGTTCCACAAGAAGGAAAAGAAACCTATCAGAGTGATCGAGAAGGCTTTAAGCTTCCTTATGGGAATGAAAACGTTACGCCGTCTAAAAGCGGAAACGATGTGTACTTAACGATTGATGAAAAAATACAGCTCTTTATGGAACGAGCCATGGATGAAGCACAGGAGAAGTATGATCCTGAACGGATGACGGCTATTGTAGCTGATCCTGATACAGGGAAGATTCTTGCGATGGGTAACCGACCAACGTTTGACCCTAATTTAAGAAATATTTCGAGCTATACAAATATGGCCCTTACAGCATTTGAACCTGGATCAACAATGAAAATTTTCACACTGGCTGCGGCGATTGAGGAAGGGGTCTATAACGGGGATGAACTATTTCAATCAGGTCAATACTCTGTACCGGGTGGACGCGTAAGCGATCATAACGGTGGAGAAGGATGGGGAACAATTAGCTTTGATGAGGGGATTCGTCACTCTTCAAACGTTGCAGCTTCGATCCTTGTAAAAGAAAAGCTTGGTTATGATAAATACCGGGATTACTTAACTGAATTTGGGTTTGATGCTAAAACGAGTATTGACCTTCCGGGCGAAACATCCTCAAATATTATATACAGTGGTGAACTTGAGCGTATTACAACCGGATTTGGTCAGGGCTCAGCTATAACTCCGATTCAACAAGTTCAAGCAGCAACAGCCGTTGCGAACGGCGGAAAAATGATGAAGCCTTATGTAATTGAGAAGATTGTTGATCCTGAGTCGAATAAAGTGGAGCAGAATCATGAACCGGAAGTAGCGGGCGAGCCAATATCAAAAGAAACGGCAAGCCAGACGCGAGACATCTTACGTTCTGTTGTTACAGAAGGTACAGGCACACCTTATGACATTGAAGGGTATACAATCGCAGGAAAAACAGGGACTGCTCAAATATCAGAGGGTGCAAAAGGGTATATGAGTGGCTATGGGAATAACATCTTTTCCTTTATTGGCATGGCTCCTGCTGAGGACCCGGAATTAATTGTGTATGTAGCCGTTGATCGTCCACAGCTCGAATACCCTGAACTGGGGAGTGACCCGGTCTCACTCGTTTTTAATACCGTTATGAAAAACAGTCTGCAATATTTAAATATTGATCCAATTGAAGAAAAAGAAAAACCAAAGGAAGGCCAGACCGATGAAAATGGGAACTCGCTAAAAGACGTATCCGGAATGACAACCGAGCAAGCGAAGAAAGAGCTTGAAGCGGAAGGGTTGAGTGTTGTGACACTTGGCGAAGGAGAAATCGTTACTCAGTCACCTCACGCAGGTTCGAATATTCTTGATGGTGAACGAGTTATTTTACGTACTGATTCAACTGCAAAAATGCCAGATATTACGGGCTGGTCCCTTGCTGATGTTATGAAGCTTGTGGAGTTAATGGAGCTTAAACCAAACATTATGGGGTCGGGATACGTAACAAAGCAGGGAATTGAAAAGGGAAACAAGATTAAAAAAGATGACTATCTAGTAGTGGAATTAAGCTCACCATCCAGTGAATCGACCGAAGAGCCGGAAGAGAATGAAGCAGAGCCAATCACGGACTAG
- the ftsL gene encoding cell division protein FtsL: protein MSNLAYKYQQQQTQKKQVEVKQQSVYIESGRITRGEKLLWMMLVLAFVTASIFMVSNYASIYNMNTSIQQVEADQRVQLKQNEELQVKVTELSAPDRIMDIAQDELGMTLDDQNVEVINKGS, encoded by the coding sequence ATGAGTAACCTGGCGTATAAGTATCAGCAGCAGCAAACACAAAAAAAGCAAGTAGAAGTAAAACAGCAATCCGTTTATATCGAAAGTGGACGTATTACAAGAGGAGAGAAACTGCTCTGGATGATGCTTGTACTGGCGTTCGTCACAGCTTCTATTTTTATGGTTTCGAATTATGCTTCCATTTACAACATGAATACGAGTATTCAGCAAGTTGAAGCAGATCAACGGGTTCAATTGAAACAAAACGAAGAGTTGCAGGTGAAAGTAACTGAATTAAGTGCGCCGGATCGCATTATGGATATTGCCCAGGATGAATTAGGGATGACACTGGATGATCAAAATGTAGAAGTGATCAACAAAGGATCATAA